A portion of the Rhodococcus pseudokoreensis genome contains these proteins:
- a CDS encoding TetR/AcrR family transcriptional regulator produces the protein MTIEGGTVTAQLTEDARRTAILDAAAQLIAERGYHSVRISDIAQVVGTSTGAVHYYFPGKSDVLTAALRHAIDNAFDRQSRELKAIDNAHERLLRLIDMQLPRVGPLRDEWSIWLQFWAEATLRPELRPFHNTYYARWHETVVKIVRRGQRQEIFRTDVDPETIAQRLTALTDGTAIQVLTGAPNMTVAAMKEVLVQFVHDELVAPRKW, from the coding sequence ATGACAATCGAAGGAGGGACAGTGACCGCTCAACTCACCGAGGACGCGCGCCGAACGGCGATACTCGATGCTGCGGCTCAACTGATCGCCGAGCGCGGATACCACTCGGTCCGCATCTCCGACATCGCCCAGGTCGTCGGCACCAGCACCGGGGCGGTGCACTACTACTTCCCCGGCAAGAGCGACGTCCTGACCGCGGCCCTCCGCCACGCCATCGACAACGCCTTCGACCGGCAGAGCCGCGAACTGAAGGCGATCGACAACGCCCACGAACGGCTGCTCCGCCTGATCGACATGCAGTTGCCCCGAGTCGGGCCGCTGCGCGACGAGTGGTCCATCTGGTTGCAGTTCTGGGCCGAGGCAACGCTCCGGCCCGAACTCCGCCCTTTCCACAACACGTATTACGCGCGCTGGCACGAGACGGTCGTCAAGATCGTCCGGCGCGGACAACGGCAGGAGATCTTCCGCACCGACGTCGACCCGGAGACGATCGCGCAGCGGCTGACCGCGCTCACCGACGGGACCGCCATCCAGGTCCTCACCGGCGCACCGAACATGACCGTCGCCGCGATGAAAGAGGTACTCGTGCAGTTCGTCCACGACGAACTCGTCGCGCCGCGCAAATGGTGA
- a CDS encoding DMT family transporter has product MVASSTERRTRGGSAVAWGCGAASAIAYGLTPTFAAIGYAGGVSPAVLVCLRSLVGAALLFLLAWSTGRLKGVTWKSAVGLCCVCGPLFGIQLLCFFAAVRVTGAQIAVVIVHIYPLFVMALVWMVTRNRINRGQLILAVAMSGGIALVAGAGTSAVALNGAVLALLSAAGYALYLVVGERWVHQVSPVAAGALASLGAGIATGAIAVVDGQSWTFAPSGWGSILFQGLLLMPIGIGCSFIAVRALGSASVALLGLLEPVVGVLAAQVLLGEQLSPPQWAGMAVVLLASAALPFLRSAPVSTY; this is encoded by the coding sequence ATGGTCGCTAGCTCCACGGAACGGCGGACGCGCGGCGGCAGTGCGGTCGCCTGGGGATGCGGTGCGGCCTCCGCGATCGCCTACGGACTCACCCCCACGTTCGCCGCGATCGGCTACGCCGGCGGCGTGTCACCGGCTGTCCTCGTCTGCCTCCGTAGCCTCGTCGGTGCCGCACTGCTGTTCCTTCTCGCCTGGTCCACCGGACGGCTGAAAGGCGTGACGTGGAAGTCCGCTGTCGGACTGTGCTGCGTCTGCGGCCCGCTGTTCGGCATCCAGTTGCTGTGTTTCTTCGCGGCGGTACGGGTCACCGGTGCCCAGATCGCGGTCGTGATCGTCCACATCTACCCGCTGTTCGTGATGGCACTCGTCTGGATGGTCACCCGGAACAGGATCAACCGCGGTCAGCTGATCCTGGCCGTCGCGATGTCCGGCGGCATCGCCCTCGTCGCGGGCGCCGGCACCTCCGCGGTCGCACTGAACGGGGCCGTGCTCGCCCTCCTCAGCGCCGCCGGGTACGCCCTGTACCTGGTGGTCGGGGAACGATGGGTGCACCAGGTCAGCCCCGTCGCCGCGGGCGCACTGGCATCACTCGGCGCCGGAATCGCCACCGGCGCGATCGCCGTCGTCGACGGACAGTCCTGGACGTTCGCACCCAGCGGGTGGGGGTCCATCCTGTTCCAGGGACTCCTCCTGATGCCCATCGGAATCGGCTGCTCCTTCATCGCCGTGCGCGCACTCGGATCCGCGTCCGTCGCCCTCCTCGGACTGCTCGAACCGGTGGTCGGGGTGCTCGCCGCACAGGTCCTGCTGGGCGAGCAACTGTCGCCGCCGCAGTGGGCGGGGATGGCCGTCGTCCTGCTCGCGTCGGCGGCTCTGCCCTTCTTGCGCTCCGCGCCCGTGAGTACTTATTAA
- a CDS encoding putative quinol monooxygenase, with protein sequence MIFIVVKFKVLDKHQNDWLLVTKEFTDATRSEPGNLWFEWHRSADDPAEFVLIEAFRDGQAGSDHVVADHFRKGLDAMRPALSETPRIIHTDLPGTDWSRMGELEIAS encoded by the coding sequence GTGATTTTCATCGTGGTGAAGTTCAAGGTCCTCGACAAGCATCAGAACGACTGGCTGCTCGTCACGAAGGAGTTCACCGACGCGACCCGATCCGAACCGGGCAATCTCTGGTTCGAGTGGCACCGCAGCGCCGACGATCCCGCCGAATTCGTGCTGATCGAGGCGTTCCGGGACGGGCAGGCCGGTTCCGACCACGTCGTCGCCGACCACTTCCGGAAGGGACTGGACGCGATGCGTCCCGCGCTGAGTGAGACGCCGCGCATCATCCACACCGACCTACCCGGCACCGACTGGTCCCGCATGGGCGAACTGGAAATCGCCTCGTAA
- a CDS encoding sigma-54-dependent Fis family transcriptional regulator, with amino-acid sequence MTTKNLQKARELFLADNDLDSSVRQPISFSWQRSKSLKVSPDQLDLPFVREPNLDCPLVAAAEPVLRQLADGLVDEPVSVILTSADGVILTRIAASRRLNRTLDDVQLIPGYSYSEEFAGTNGIGTTLETRQPTLVTGAEHYADCLGQLACAGVPITHPMSGTLVGALDLTGWVEDGGPLLATLAKSATAQIEGRLLAQASADQTSLLNAYLKACRRSPQAGVLALGDDVVLVNRRLRVALDAQDQAALLEHAVDLSSVNATYRHIVALPSGQTARLSSIEDFGLGARRPMALFYVHLHDVPTSSLAPAPASTGVLPGITGTSASWRRTCQQITRCAREQQWVIVSGEPGSGRGSALKAVAVEHIPIRTRIFTAAELSDDSTALPALEQELDQERFSVILRDIDLLGESQQRVVADLIQGREHAGWIGATIGGTGHNTDLDALLLPHFSHTVTMPALRHRIDDLHSLVPHLLRQLGRGAELSLSPAAMRQLCKYSWPGNVTELRQVLHEVVQRQRSGVVEVEQLPPMCRALSRHTLTQIEALERDAIVRSLEENHGNKKAAATALGISRATIYRKIKEFGIDV; translated from the coding sequence ATGACCACCAAGAACCTGCAGAAGGCGCGAGAGCTGTTTCTCGCCGACAACGATCTCGACAGCTCCGTTCGCCAACCCATCTCGTTCTCCTGGCAACGATCGAAGTCGCTCAAGGTGAGCCCTGATCAACTCGACCTCCCGTTCGTCCGAGAGCCGAATCTGGACTGTCCCCTGGTCGCGGCCGCCGAACCCGTATTGCGGCAGCTCGCGGACGGCCTTGTCGACGAACCGGTCAGCGTGATCCTGACGTCCGCTGACGGAGTGATCCTGACCAGGATCGCCGCCAGCCGAAGACTCAATCGCACCCTCGACGACGTCCAGCTGATACCCGGGTACAGCTACTCGGAAGAGTTCGCCGGCACCAACGGCATCGGCACGACCCTGGAAACCCGCCAGCCCACCCTCGTGACGGGCGCCGAACACTACGCCGACTGTCTCGGGCAATTGGCCTGCGCGGGTGTCCCGATCACCCATCCGATGTCCGGCACCCTCGTGGGGGCACTCGATCTCACCGGCTGGGTAGAGGACGGGGGTCCGTTGCTCGCCACTCTCGCCAAATCCGCCACTGCTCAGATCGAAGGCCGTCTCCTGGCGCAGGCCAGTGCCGACCAGACGTCGTTGCTCAATGCGTATCTCAAGGCGTGTCGCCGATCGCCGCAGGCCGGGGTGCTGGCGCTCGGAGACGACGTCGTCCTCGTCAACCGGCGACTGCGCGTGGCGCTGGACGCCCAGGATCAGGCAGCGTTACTCGAACACGCCGTCGACCTGAGCAGCGTGAACGCCACCTATCGGCATATCGTCGCCCTGCCCAGCGGTCAGACGGCCAGGTTGTCCTCGATCGAGGACTTCGGGCTCGGAGCCCGCAGGCCGATGGCCTTGTTCTACGTGCATCTCCACGATGTCCCCACATCATCTCTAGCCCCTGCACCGGCGAGCACCGGCGTGTTGCCCGGCATCACCGGCACCAGCGCGTCCTGGCGCCGCACCTGCCAGCAGATCACTCGCTGCGCACGCGAGCAGCAGTGGGTCATCGTGTCGGGTGAGCCCGGCAGCGGCCGCGGATCCGCTCTCAAAGCTGTTGCTGTCGAACATATTCCCATTCGAACCCGGATCTTCACGGCCGCCGAACTCTCCGACGACAGCACCGCGCTGCCGGCCCTCGAGCAGGAACTCGACCAGGAACGATTCAGCGTGATCCTGCGCGACATCGACCTGCTCGGCGAGTCACAGCAGCGGGTCGTCGCCGACCTGATCCAAGGGCGCGAACACGCCGGATGGATCGGCGCGACCATCGGCGGCACCGGTCACAACACCGATCTCGATGCGCTGCTCCTTCCCCACTTCAGCCACACCGTCACGATGCCGGCCCTGCGGCATCGCATCGACGACCTGCACAGTCTGGTACCGCATCTGCTACGACAACTCGGTCGCGGCGCGGAGCTGTCCCTCTCGCCTGCGGCAATGCGCCAACTCTGCAAGTACAGCTGGCCGGGAAACGTCACCGAACTCCGGCAGGTCCTGCACGAGGTCGTCCAACGGCAGCGCTCCGGTGTCGTCGAAGTCGAGCAGCTACCCCCGATGTGCCGGGCCCTGAGCCGGCACACCCTCACCCAGATCGAAGCTCTCGAACGCGATGCCATCGTGCGCAGCCTCGAAGAGAACCACGGCAACAAGAAAGCCGCGGCAACAGCTCTCGGCATCTCACGGGCCACGATCTACCGCAAGATCAAGGAATTCGGCATCGACGTGTGA
- a CDS encoding acetate--CoA ligase family protein, with protein MALELSQFLEARGHGFSRFASLGNQADLGAADLIRSCVEHDDTELIAVYCEDFGDGRAFVDAAAQASRAGKPVLLLTVGGSEASIRGAQSHTGSLTSDSAVIDAACRASGVYRVSSPRQLADVAATLLGYGPAEVRRVGVVADGGGHAGVASDVVETAGLTVPEFPAAISGALRDLLPPSAGVTNPVDLAGAGEQDITSFVSVLDTILQSPAVDSVLLTGYFGGYGSYGENLARKEIETARAMAETARAHGKPVVVHTMHPDSAAARVLADSGVPVFRAVEDAAGALGVIAETAAPQHQVSSDGLPSAPVTTDAYWDSRELFRDAGVEFPAARLVQNCAEAVAAAETVGYPVVLKAMGLLHKSDSGGVTLGLGSAEQLADAFTRMDASLGASAYCVEAMADLSEGVELIVGVQTDPRFGPVAMVGLGGIFTEVLADVSFALAPVDAETARGLLDNLRASALLRGVRGRPPIDIDAAADAIAAITAVATAHPEIAELEINPLLVTPKQALGLDARIVLNSSNTN; from the coding sequence ATGGCACTCGAACTCAGCCAGTTCCTCGAGGCCCGCGGACACGGGTTCTCCCGATTCGCCTCGCTGGGGAACCAGGCGGACCTCGGCGCCGCCGACCTCATCCGGTCGTGCGTCGAGCACGACGACACCGAACTCATCGCCGTGTACTGCGAGGACTTCGGTGACGGGCGGGCGTTCGTCGATGCCGCCGCGCAGGCGTCCCGCGCCGGGAAGCCGGTGCTGCTGCTGACGGTGGGTGGCAGCGAGGCCTCCATCCGCGGGGCGCAGTCGCACACGGGATCGCTGACGTCCGACAGCGCGGTCATCGACGCGGCCTGCCGCGCGTCCGGGGTGTACCGGGTGTCGAGTCCGCGCCAACTCGCGGACGTCGCCGCGACACTCCTCGGGTACGGACCCGCGGAGGTGCGCCGGGTCGGTGTCGTCGCCGACGGCGGCGGTCACGCGGGCGTCGCGTCCGACGTTGTGGAGACCGCCGGACTCACGGTTCCGGAGTTCCCCGCCGCCATCAGCGGCGCACTGCGCGACCTGTTGCCGCCGTCCGCCGGAGTGACCAACCCGGTCGACCTCGCGGGCGCCGGGGAACAGGACATCACCTCGTTCGTCTCGGTCCTCGACACCATCCTGCAGAGTCCGGCGGTCGATTCCGTCCTTCTCACCGGATATTTCGGCGGCTACGGCAGTTACGGCGAGAACCTGGCGCGCAAGGAGATCGAGACCGCCCGTGCGATGGCGGAAACGGCCCGCGCCCACGGCAAACCCGTCGTCGTGCACACGATGCATCCCGACAGCGCCGCGGCGAGGGTGCTCGCCGACAGCGGGGTCCCGGTCTTCCGCGCGGTGGAGGACGCGGCCGGAGCGCTCGGCGTCATCGCCGAAACCGCTGCGCCGCAACATCAGGTGAGCTCGGACGGCCTGCCGTCCGCACCGGTCACCACCGACGCGTACTGGGATTCGCGTGAACTGTTCCGCGACGCCGGCGTCGAATTCCCCGCGGCACGCCTGGTGCAGAATTGCGCCGAGGCGGTGGCGGCGGCCGAAACCGTCGGATACCCGGTGGTCCTGAAAGCGATGGGCCTGCTGCACAAGTCCGACTCCGGCGGGGTCACACTGGGTCTGGGGTCGGCGGAACAACTCGCCGATGCGTTCACCCGCATGGACGCCTCGCTCGGCGCGTCCGCCTACTGCGTCGAGGCGATGGCCGACCTCAGTGAGGGGGTCGAACTCATCGTCGGGGTCCAGACCGACCCGCGGTTCGGTCCCGTCGCCATGGTCGGTCTCGGCGGCATTTTCACCGAGGTCCTCGCCGACGTGTCCTTCGCACTGGCGCCGGTCGACGCGGAGACCGCCCGCGGCCTGCTCGACAACTTGCGGGCGTCCGCCCTACTCAGAGGGGTGCGGGGCAGGCCGCCGATCGACATCGACGCCGCCGCGGACGCCATTGCCGCGATCACCGCCGTGGCCACCGCACACCCCGAGATCGCGGAACTCGAGATCAACCCCCTGCTCGTCACCCCGAAACAAGCCCTCGGACTCGACGCGCGCATCGTCCTGAACTCATCGAACACCAACTGA
- a CDS encoding SDR family NAD(P)-dependent oxidoreductase — protein MECENPGGGAGQVLRPDVHRGRVALITGGGTGIGRAIALDMARCGADVVISGRRPEPLEKTVAEIEALGGRALAVPADIREEEQVTALVDRALERFGRIDILVNNAGGQFAAPAEDITSKGWRAVHRLAVDATWAVTREVAVRAMIPQRSGCIFFMAFSPRRGIASMVHATSARAALENLASGLSLEWSRYGIRSICIAPGTIATEGMEDNYTEEARAQWTSAVPLGRLGTAEDVSGVVTFLASPAGSYVTGTTLVIDGGADAWGTGHPAPKVEETR, from the coding sequence ATGGAATGTGAGAACCCAGGTGGAGGCGCCGGACAGGTGCTGCGCCCCGACGTCCATCGCGGGCGGGTGGCACTGATCACCGGTGGAGGCACCGGGATAGGGCGCGCGATCGCACTGGACATGGCGCGGTGCGGAGCCGACGTCGTCATCAGCGGCCGCAGGCCCGAGCCCCTCGAGAAGACCGTCGCCGAGATCGAGGCGCTGGGCGGACGGGCGCTCGCCGTGCCCGCGGACATTCGCGAAGAAGAGCAGGTGACCGCCCTGGTCGATCGGGCCCTGGAGCGGTTCGGCCGCATCGATATTCTGGTCAACAACGCCGGCGGCCAGTTCGCGGCGCCGGCCGAGGACATCACGAGCAAGGGATGGCGCGCCGTTCACCGTCTCGCCGTCGACGCCACGTGGGCGGTCACCCGGGAGGTCGCCGTTCGCGCGATGATTCCGCAGCGGTCCGGATGCATCTTCTTCATGGCGTTCTCCCCGCGCCGGGGAATCGCATCGATGGTCCACGCGACCTCGGCCCGTGCGGCCCTCGAAAACCTCGCGTCCGGACTGTCGCTGGAGTGGAGCCGGTACGGAATCCGGTCGATCTGCATCGCCCCCGGCACCATCGCGACGGAGGGCATGGAGGACAACTACACGGAAGAGGCCCGCGCGCAGTGGACGTCCGCGGTGCCGCTCGGACGGCTGGGCACGGCCGAGGACGTCTCCGGGGTCGTCACGTTCCTCGCCTCGCCCGCAGGCAGTTACGTCACCGGGACCACGCTGGTGATCGACGGCGGCGCCGACGCCTGGGGCACGGGCCATCCCGCACCGAAGGTCGAGGAGACCCGATGA
- the groL gene encoding chaperonin GroEL (60 kDa chaperone family; promotes refolding of misfolded polypeptides especially under stressful conditions; forms two stacked rings of heptamers to form a barrel-shaped 14mer; ends can be capped by GroES; misfolded proteins enter the barrel where they are refolded when GroES binds), with product MAKELRYNTDARARLEQGVNALADAVKVTLGPKGRNAVLEKLTGPPTITNDGVTIAREIQLREPFANMGAQLVKEVAMKTNGVVGDGTTTATVLAQAMVREGLRSVEAGANPMRVRRGIERAVSVVVDSLREQASQIGGQSDLQRIATLAASDDDVIGHAISKAVDYVGKSGVVTTEESDTLGLSVDIVDGIEFDHGYTSGYMVTDPERMEAVHANPLILLTNKKITQVQEIMPAVEVAKRADRPLVVLAEEVDGPALQLLVGGNMHKTMQSVVVRAPGFGHRRVAELEDLAVALGGHVIAKDTGIELSEVSMEHLGSCDRITVTENETTIVGGHGDQRLLDARIAQLESQLERAKIEADQESLELRIARLTGRVAVIRVGGATSVELKERMLRVEDALAATRAAVEAGIVSGGGTALAQSHRALADLDLSGDEAIGCDVVRRALAEPLRWIAINAGFDGDEVVEVVAGLPLGHGFNALTGEYGDMFDDGVIDPFKVTRAALESAASIAALLITTETAVVEEIIGNPGAIMAPGFGDLAEGMIRPSNIY from the coding sequence CAAGGGGCGCAACGCGGTGCTCGAGAAACTCACCGGACCGCCGACCATCACCAACGACGGCGTGACCATCGCCCGCGAGATCCAGCTCCGCGAGCCGTTCGCGAACATGGGCGCCCAGCTGGTGAAGGAGGTGGCGATGAAGACCAACGGTGTCGTCGGCGACGGCACCACCACCGCAACCGTGCTCGCCCAGGCCATGGTCCGTGAGGGGCTGCGCTCCGTCGAGGCCGGAGCCAACCCCATGCGGGTCCGACGCGGTATCGAACGGGCCGTGTCCGTGGTCGTCGACTCTCTCCGCGAGCAGGCCTCCCAGATCGGGGGCCAGAGCGATCTGCAACGCATTGCGACGCTCGCCGCCAGCGACGACGACGTGATCGGACACGCCATCTCGAAGGCCGTCGACTACGTCGGCAAGTCCGGAGTCGTCACCACCGAGGAGAGCGACACGCTCGGGTTGTCCGTCGACATCGTCGACGGCATCGAGTTCGACCACGGCTACACCTCGGGGTACATGGTCACCGACCCGGAGCGGATGGAAGCGGTGCATGCCAATCCGCTGATCCTGCTGACCAACAAGAAGATCACCCAGGTCCAGGAGATCATGCCGGCCGTCGAGGTCGCCAAGCGCGCCGACCGGCCGCTGGTGGTGCTCGCCGAGGAGGTCGACGGGCCGGCCCTGCAACTGCTTGTCGGCGGCAACATGCACAAGACGATGCAGTCGGTGGTTGTCCGGGCCCCCGGTTTCGGGCATCGTCGGGTCGCCGAGCTCGAAGACCTCGCGGTGGCACTCGGTGGGCACGTCATCGCCAAGGACACCGGCATCGAACTGTCCGAGGTCAGCATGGAGCATCTCGGTTCGTGTGACCGGATCACGGTGACCGAGAACGAGACCACGATCGTCGGCGGGCACGGCGACCAGCGCCTGCTCGACGCCCGCATCGCCCAGCTGGAGTCCCAGCTCGAGCGCGCCAAGATCGAGGCAGACCAGGAAAGCCTCGAACTGCGCATCGCCCGGCTCACCGGGCGGGTCGCCGTCATCCGCGTCGGCGGCGCGACCAGTGTCGAACTCAAGGAACGGATGCTGCGCGTCGAGGACGCCCTGGCCGCGACCCGCGCGGCGGTGGAGGCGGGCATCGTGTCCGGCGGCGGCACCGCGCTGGCACAGTCACACCGGGCACTCGCCGACCTCGACCTGTCCGGAGACGAGGCCATCGGGTGCGACGTCGTACGCCGCGCCCTCGCCGAACCGCTGCGCTGGATCGCGATCAACGCCGGATTCGACGGCGACGAAGTCGTCGAGGTGGTCGCCGGTCTCCCGCTCGGGCACGGATTCAATGCCCTCACCGGTGAATACGGAGACATGTTCGACGACGGTGTGATCGACCCGTTCAAGGTCACCCGCGCCGCACTCGAAAGCGCGGCCTCGATCGCGGCACTGCTGATCACCACCGAAACCGCTGTGGTGGAGGAGATCATCGGCAATCCCGGGGCGATCATGGCTCCCGGCTTCGGCGATCTCGCCGAAGGCATGATCCGCCCGTCGAACATCTACTGA
- a CDS encoding FAD-binding oxidoreductase, with translation MTVVTSGPVADLVAELGDAAVIDSDTMIAYTRDQALLCPAGRPLAVVRARTVDHVVATLKTAHRHGIPVVTRGAGTGLAGGANAIDGCIVLSTEKLDRILAVDEQSRTATVEAGVINGDLATAVAARGLWYVPDPGSRAISTIGGNLATDAGGACCAKYGVTGDHVARIKAVLADGRIIHTGAVTRKNVAGLNLTRLLVGSEGALAVIVEATVRLRRAPAHTATVVAAFSDTVQAVDAVLAIQAVADPSLVELMDRTTIAAVNDMTHMGLDETAGALLLIQCDGDAAEAEAQRSADACRAAAATELYVSTDAAEGDALMQARRVALTALERRGSTLLDDLAVPVPRLPHMLDAIARIADRHRLLIGTFGHAADGNLHPTIVFDAADPDAADRANRAFDEMVTRCLALGGSITGEHGVGSLKRRYLEPMIGSVERSLMTGIKAAFDPTGILNPGRAI, from the coding sequence ATGACGGTCGTGACGAGCGGCCCCGTCGCGGATCTGGTCGCGGAACTGGGCGATGCCGCGGTAATCGACAGCGACACCATGATCGCCTACACCCGCGATCAGGCGTTGCTCTGCCCGGCCGGGCGTCCGCTCGCCGTCGTCCGCGCCCGGACCGTCGATCATGTCGTCGCGACTCTGAAAACCGCGCACCGACACGGTATTCCGGTCGTGACGAGAGGTGCGGGCACCGGTCTGGCCGGCGGAGCCAACGCGATCGACGGCTGCATCGTGCTGAGTACCGAGAAACTCGACCGCATCCTCGCCGTCGACGAACAGTCCCGCACCGCCACGGTCGAGGCGGGCGTGATCAACGGCGACCTCGCGACCGCGGTGGCGGCGCGCGGACTGTGGTACGTCCCCGACCCCGGCAGTCGCGCCATCTCCACGATCGGCGGGAACCTCGCGACCGACGCGGGCGGCGCCTGCTGCGCAAAGTACGGGGTCACCGGCGACCACGTCGCCCGGATCAAGGCGGTCCTCGCGGACGGCCGGATCATCCACACCGGGGCCGTCACCCGCAAGAATGTGGCCGGTTTGAACCTGACTCGACTGCTGGTCGGGTCCGAGGGCGCCCTGGCGGTGATCGTCGAGGCGACGGTGCGGCTGCGCCGGGCCCCGGCCCACACGGCCACCGTCGTCGCCGCGTTCTCCGATACCGTCCAGGCCGTCGACGCGGTGCTGGCGATTCAGGCGGTGGCCGACCCGAGCCTGGTCGAACTCATGGACCGCACCACCATCGCGGCCGTCAACGACATGACCCATATGGGTCTCGACGAGACGGCAGGCGCGCTGCTGCTGATCCAGTGCGACGGTGACGCCGCCGAGGCCGAAGCCCAGCGCAGCGCGGACGCATGCCGCGCCGCCGCGGCCACCGAGTTGTACGTGAGCACCGACGCCGCCGAAGGCGACGCCCTCATGCAGGCGCGCCGCGTGGCGCTGACCGCCCTGGAACGCCGCGGCAGCACCCTGCTCGACGACCTGGCCGTGCCGGTTCCCCGGCTACCGCACATGCTCGATGCCATTGCCCGGATCGCCGACCGCCACCGCCTGCTCATCGGCACGTTCGGCCACGCCGCCGACGGGAACCTCCACCCCACGATCGTCTTCGACGCGGCCGACCCCGACGCCGCCGACCGGGCCAATCGGGCCTTCGACGAGATGGTGACCCGATGTCTGGCGCTGGGCGGATCGATCACGGGCGAGCACGGCGTCGGCAGCCTCAAACGCCGCTACCTCGAACCCATGATCGGCTCGGTCGAGAGATCCCTGATGACAGGGATCAAGGCGGCATTCGACCCGACCGGAATTCTGAACCCGGGCCGCGCGATATGA
- a CDS encoding IS3 family transposase: MARAGEAVLIDTVGALHRDAAIPVTAACALLGVPRSSYYRRTRGYRHYVPVTDPVPHVQRHQPAALSDDERARIIELILAEENTDLSVVQVYWRSFDAGLVACSESTFYRVARAQKLTGDRRRTRRTTTAARRAPVAQAGRAGQLWSWDITMLHGPRKQDRYLLYLVMDVFSRFPVAWRIEYAEVPELAVRMFAEAFETFGVPEVVHADNGPSMRSNALIDALDEAGACRTYSRPRVSDDNPFSESLFKTIKYDLSCPLRFDDIDHARRWTETFMTRYALEHRHSALGRHTPVAVFLGLDTEEHRRRQHRLDQIWAEHPERFRRRPLAPPPPQPTGININQNLSQTG, encoded by the coding sequence GTGGCTCGAGCGGGAGAAGCTGTCCTGATCGACACCGTCGGCGCGTTGCACCGGGACGCGGCGATACCGGTCACGGCGGCGTGTGCCCTGCTCGGTGTGCCGCGGTCGAGTTACTACCGGCGCACCCGCGGTTACCGGCACTACGTTCCGGTCACCGACCCGGTCCCGCACGTTCAGCGGCACCAGCCCGCCGCGTTGTCCGACGACGAGCGAGCTCGGATCATCGAGTTGATCCTGGCCGAGGAAAACACGGATCTGTCTGTGGTGCAAGTGTATTGGCGTTCTTTCGACGCCGGGCTCGTCGCGTGTTCGGAGTCGACGTTCTACCGGGTGGCGCGTGCGCAGAAGTTGACCGGGGACCGTCGCCGCACCCGGCGGACCACGACCGCGGCCCGCCGGGCACCGGTCGCCCAGGCCGGTCGGGCCGGGCAGTTGTGGTCGTGGGACATCACGATGTTGCACGGTCCCCGCAAGCAGGACCGGTATCTGCTGTACCTGGTGATGGACGTGTTCTCACGGTTCCCGGTGGCCTGGCGGATCGAGTACGCCGAGGTTCCCGAGTTGGCGGTGCGGATGTTCGCCGAGGCGTTCGAGACGTTCGGGGTGCCCGAGGTGGTGCATGCCGACAATGGTCCGTCGATGCGCTCGAATGCCCTGATCGACGCCCTCGACGAGGCGGGCGCGTGCCGCACCTACTCACGGCCGAGGGTCAGCGATGACAACCCGTTCTCCGAGTCGCTGTTCAAGACCATCAAGTACGACCTGTCGTGCCCGCTCCGGTTCGACGACATCGACCACGCGCGGCGATGGACCGAAACGTTCATGACCCGCTACGCGCTCGAACACCGTCACAGTGCCCTGGGCCGGCACACCCCCGTAGCGGTGTTCCTCGGCCTCGACACCGAGGAACACCGCCGCCGACAGCACCGGCTGGACCAGATCTGGGCCGAACACCCCGAACGGTTCCGCCGCCGACCCCTGGCACCACCCCCGCCACAACCGACAGGCATCAACATCAACCAGAACCTGTCTCAGACAGGTTGA